In Mesoplodon densirostris isolate mMesDen1 chromosome 5, mMesDen1 primary haplotype, whole genome shotgun sequence, a single window of DNA contains:
- the LOC132490857 gene encoding transmembrane protein 203-like: MLFVLGELVQWLGFAPFEVFVHLLALSFSVLLAPRVDGLAPGLSWWNVFVPFFAADGLSTYFTTVVSVRLFQDGGKRLAVLRLFWVLTVLSLKFVFEMLLCQKLVEQTRELWSGLITSPVFILL, translated from the coding sequence ATGCTTTTCGTGCTCGGGGAGCTGGTGCAGTGGCTGGGCTTCGCTCCCTTCGAGGTCTTCGTGCACCTGTTGGCCCTGTCGTTCTCCGTGCTACTGGCCCCGCGTGTGGACGGCCTGGCTCCCGGCCTCTCCTGGTGGAACGTGTTCGTGCCCTTCTTCGCCGCTGACGGGCTCAGCACCTACTTCACCACTGTCGTCTCCGTGCGCCTCTTCCAGGATGGAGGGAAGCGGCTGGCCGTGCTCCGCCTTTTCTGGGTCCTCACGGTTCTTAGCCTGAAGTTCGTCTTTGAGATGTTGTTGTGTCAGAAGCTGGTGGAGCAGACTCGGGAGCTCTGGTCCGGCCTGATCACGTCTCCGGTCTTCATTCTCCTGTAG